Proteins encoded by one window of Cannabis sativa cultivar Pink pepper isolate KNU-18-1 chromosome 4, ASM2916894v1, whole genome shotgun sequence:
- the LOC133036719 gene encoding uncharacterized protein LOC133036719 yields the protein MKNLIMDQIATVISLLQKQPSEPTQPSGPAQQSDPTPSDTAEPLQTVHPSPPTYDDDDDVYPEDWQPDACDVPSTPANAIVISLGDTESQDVEELQGPPDGVEFCRLRRKRKPVFLNDYTAGKKKQRHGPVVVDTLKPADARLLKFFQKWITYARDNGRPRDVHTGEATRSWFVKLMVLNEWLEDAQIDAMAHLLRRRRTLYPEVYTRKGVVLDTSAPQFFSMFWNMCEGDRGKIKWDESVMSYVQGIPHRYLPCWEKQEYIYFVLHLPKERHWVAVEVDIENWEIIVYDSDIGATVEAAMESYLKPYSELFANLIRDSGYFQYNNYVHPVELGDLSQLLPLHYRRATSEVVPQTNSSGNCGMYAMEHIEHLMLDRSLEHVHDDNMLTFRHRWCVDLFYQNLTW from the exons ATGAAGAATCTTATCATGGATCAAATTGCGACCGTGATAAGTTTGTTACAGAAGCAGCCTTCGGAGCCGACACAACCATCAGGGCCGGCACAGCAATCAGACCCCACACCATCAGACACGGCCGAGCCATTACAGACGGTACATCCATCACCGCCGacatatgatgatgatgatgatgtctaCCCAGAAGATTGGCAACCTGACGCATGTGACGTTCCTTCTACTCCTGCAAACGCCATTGTCATTTCGCTGGGTGATACTGAATCTCAGGATGTGGAAGAGTTGCAGGGGCCACCAGATGGAGTGGAGTTCTGTAGGCTTAGGCGAAAGCGCAAGCCGGTTTTCTTGAATGACTACACTGCTGGGAAGAAGAAACAACGACATGGGCCCGTGGTAGTAGACACCCTGAAACCGGCGGACGCCCGGCTGTTAAAATTCTTCCAGAAGTGGATCACTTATGCTAGGGACAATGGCCGTCCTAGGGATGTTCACACTGGCGAAGCCACTAGATCGTGGTTCGTGAAGTTGATGGTGCTGAACGAATGGCTCGAAGATGCT CAAATTGATGCCATGGCGCACTTATTGAGAAGAAGACGGACCCTGTACCCAGAAGTCTACACCCGAAAAGGTGTAGTTTTGGACACATCTGCTCCACAGTTCTTTTCCATGTTTTGGAATATGTGTGAGGGTGACAGGGGCAAGATCAAATGGGATGAGAGCGTCATGAGTTACGTGCAGGGGATACCGCACAGATACTTGCCATGTTGGGAGAAGCAGGAGTACATATACTTTGTGTTGCACCTTCCCAAAGAGCGGCACTGGGTGGCAGTAGAGGTGGATATCGAGAACTGGGAGATCATTGTATATGATTCTGATATCGGTGCCACCGTTGAGGCAGCCATGGAGTCATATTTGAAGCCTTACAGTGAGCTCTTTGCAAATCTAATTCGAGATAGCGGTTATTTCCAATACAATAATTATGTACATCCGGTGGAGTTGGGCGATCTCAgtcagctcctacccctccatTATAGACGAGCTACCTCGGAGGTTGTACCACAAACGAACAGCAG tggcaaTTGTGGAATGTATGCCATGGAGCACATTGAGCACTTGATGCTGGATCGGTCGTTGGAGCATGTGCATGATGATAACATGCTCACCTTTAGACATAGGTGGTGTGTGGACCTATTTTACCAGAACTTAACGTGGTAG
- the LOC133036874 gene encoding uncharacterized protein LOC133036874, which produces MDSSVFVPVLTLKKLHEVLHEELEVDPLVFELKLEVLYMYMKGTKFPPEVLVKDSQLRVFLSMKAKMSVDNLLPLFVTKVKKNVNLEQTPRNVTPRSVVGTFVPETDLGVGLDEQVGTNVDDERVGIEFHHSDEFDAPFYNNDPVVDLGVDDDVAADVPPLRMELTPSNQVERQRRPPRSENRQTPRTSSSRPGPSNSAPVSEFEVSTKFKPLVWTREDIEENNVYTTSLSGTPSGEIYLGKLYKNKEELKNVVGRYALKNNFEWMVSKSGTDVFYVTCKDENCKWRLRGKKKALCDMFEVTVFHNEHTCNLDSRHSDHRQAAPWVIGHIIKNKYTSDGSNYKAKDIQRDMFDEYGIKMSYEKAWRCREKAVMYKRGTPCESYTKLYGYFYMLEQNNPGTITDIVSEDNRFKYCFWSLDACRKGFKYCRPVISIDGTFLKTKYGGTLLVAVAYDANNQLFPVAFAIVDSENHDSWKYFLRKLKEAIGPVENLMFISDRHQSIEHAVDVVFPEACHCACFKHITMNVNHKFKTDVCNKQIWLAAYAWNKTECDRHFEVLKQMDPAIATYVEQIGFEKWARPYCPGDRYNIMTSNAAESFNKVTEEFRKYPVTILVDFIRFTLQNWFASRLEKASKCATPLATTFENDLKDQHKDGMFRSVLRNGAQLFNVGTSPQGERGGDVNLVERTCTCGLFQMLKIPCPHACAAAVSQNVSVYTLCSPYYTKETWKKTYDATINIVGEEDEWVLPEHIKNIRIGVPVEKKPVGRPRKSNAGRRPTKRRPSSGQVVVEPRHCSLCHGSGHNRATCKARV; this is translated from the exons ATGG ATTCATCTGTATTTGTGCCTGTACT TACACTGAAAAAGTTGCATGAAGTTTTGCATGAGGAGTTGGAGGTGGACCCCTTGGTGTTTGAATTGAAGTTAGAAGTTCTTTACATGTACATGAAAGGCACTAAGTTTCCACCTGAGGTTTTAGTGAAAGATAGTCAACTACGAGTGTTCTTGAGCATGAAGGCAAAAATGAGTGTGGACAACTTGTTGCCACTATTTGTGACTAAGGTGAAGAAGAATGTGAATTTGGAGCAGACTCCCCGAAATGTAACCCCTAGAAGTGTTGTTGGGACCTTTGTCCCAGAAACTGATCTGGGGGTTGGTTTGGACGAGCAAGTTGGCACTAATGTAGATGATGAGAGAGTGGGTATCGAGTTTCATCATTCAGATGAGTTCGATGCTCCCTTTTACAACAATGATCCTGTGGTTGATTTGGGTGTGGATGATGATGTGGCTGCTGATGTACCTCCCCTGAGGATGGAACTAACTCCAAGCAACCAAGTAGAGCGACAAAGAAGACCCCCCCGTAGTGAGAATCGCCAAACACCAAGAACTAGTAGCAGTCGGCCAGGTCCTTCTAATAGTGCTCCTGTATCTGAATTTGAAGTTTCTACTAAATTCAAACCTCTTGTGTGGACAAGGGAAGACATAGAGGAAAATAATGTGTATACAACATCTCTTAGTGGTACGCCTTCAGGGGAGATATATCTTGGCAAGTTGTACAAAAACAAGGAAGAATTGAAGAATGTAGTTGGTAGGTATgcactgaaaaataattttgagtggATGGTAAGTAAGTCTGGCACTGATGTGTTTTACGTTACTTGTAAGGATGaaaattgtaaatggagattaaGGGGGAAGAAGAAGGCACTTTGTGACATGTTTGAGGTTACTGTGTTTCACaacgaacacacatgtaacttggATTCTAGACATTCTGATCACCGGCAAGCAGCACCGTGGGTCATTGGTCACattattaagaacaagtacacaTCCGATGGATCTAACTACAAGGCAAAAGACATTCAGAGGGATATGTTTGATGAATATGGCATCAAGATGAGTTACGAGAAAGCTTGGAGATGTAGAGAGAAGGCAGTTATGTACAAGAGGGGTACTCCGTGCGAATCTTATACGAAATTATATGGTTACTTCTACATGCTGGAACAGAATAATCCAGGCACTATTACTGACATTGTCAGCGAGGATAACcggttcaagtactgtttcTGGTCACTCGATGCTTGTAGGAAGGGATTTAAGTATTGTCGTCCTGTGATTAGTATCGACGGAACattcttgaagacgaagtatGGAGGAACACTGTTAGTTGCTGTTGCGTACGATGCAAACAACCAATTGTTTCCGGTAGCCTTTGCAATTGTTGACAGTGAGAATCATGACTCTTGGAAGTATTTCTTGCGAAAGTTGAAGGAAGCCATTGGTCCGGTTGAAAATCTTATGTTCAtatcggataggcatcaaagcattgaacatGCTGTTGATGTTGTTTTCCCAGAAGCATGCCACTGTGCATGCTTCAAGCATATTACTATGAATGTCAATCACAAGTTTAAGACTGATGTatgcaacaagcaaatatgGCTTGCAGCTTACGCATGGAACAAGACGGAATGTGATAGGCATTTTGAGGTGCTGAAACAGATGGACCCTGCCATTGCTACATACGTCGAGCAAATAGGGTTTGAAAAGTGGGCTCGTCCTTATTGTCCAGGCGATCGGTACAACATAATGACAAGCAACGCTGCCGAAAGCTTCAACAAGGTGACAGAAGAATTCAGAAAATATCCAGTAACTATTTTGGTTGACTTCATCAGGTTCACACTTCAAAATTGGTTTGCTTCTCGTCTCGAAAAGGCTAGTAAGTGCGCTACTCCTTTGGCTACTACTTTTGAAAATGATTTAAAGGATCAACACAAAGATGGTATGTTCAGGAGTGTCCTTCGTAATGGTGCCCAATTGTTCAACGTTGGTACGAGTCCTCAAGGTGagagaggtggtgatgtgaactTAGTGGAGAGAACATGCACTTGCGGACTTTTCCAAATGCTGAAAATCCCTTGTCCACATGCATGTGCCGCAGCAGTTAGTCAGAATGTGAGCGTGTACACACTTTGCTCTCCATATTACACTAAAGAAACGTGGAAGAAAACCTACGATGCCACAATTAATATTGTTGGCGAGGAGGATGAGTGGGTACTACCGGAACATATCAAGAACATAAGAATCGGGGTACCAGTGGAGAAAAAACCAGTAGGTCGGCCTAGGAAGAGCAATGCAGGTAGAAGACCGACGAAGCGTCGACCTTCTAGTGGTCAGGTGGTAGTGGAACCTCGTCATTGTTCGCTATGTCACGGTTCAGGGCACAACAGAGCTACATGCAAAGCTCGAGTTTGA
- the LOC115712038 gene encoding leucine-rich repeat extensin-like protein 1 has product MATLNQVVSTLFLATIVVNLPIATFSDEPCQYPCYPPPIGTVTPATPSTQLPPPSAQTGSYPPPVIGSGVFPTPYPYNPPPNYGGSDGGSFGAQPPPDPILPYFPFYYKQPLHQSPDGDLSSAPVAIGKSTYNLIMITILFFLHYVFA; this is encoded by the coding sequence ATGGCTACCTTGAATCAGGTTGTCTCCACTCTTTTCTTAGCCACAATAGTCGTGAACCTCCCAATTGCAACTTTCTCCGACGAACCATGCCAGTACCCATGCTATCCGCCGCCAATCGGCACCGTCACGCCAGCCACACCCTCCACGCAGCTACCGCCTCCGTCTGCCCAAACCGGCTCATACCCACCTCCGGTAATAGGCAGTGGGGTCTTCCCTACACCCTACCCGTACAACCCTCCGCCTAATTATGGTGGTAGTGACGGCGGTTCTTTCGGTGCTCAGCCACCGCCGGATCCTATACTTCCTTACTTCCCTTTCTACTACAAGCAACCTCTTCACCAGTCACCGGACGGTGACTTATCTTCGGCGCCCGTAGCTATTGGAAAATCCACTTATAATCTCATCATGATTACTATCTTGTTCTTCTTACATTATGTTTTTGCTTAA